In one window of Blastopirellula marina DNA:
- a CDS encoding chemotaxis protein CheW has product MSAAVATRATSIELQLATFYVGDLLLALPIDYVQEINRNLDLTEVPHAPPHVRGVINLRGDVATVIDLRRVLGFSPAEVTPQSRNLIVRSSDESIGLWVDRIADIISVSSDEIGPAPANISGVEGRFFKGIYRTETEIVVLLDTGEVLSID; this is encoded by the coding sequence ATGAGTGCTGCTGTTGCAACCCGTGCCACTTCGATCGAATTGCAATTAGCAACGTTTTACGTGGGCGATCTGCTCTTGGCGTTGCCGATTGACTACGTGCAAGAGATCAATCGAAACCTGGACCTGACCGAAGTTCCCCACGCACCACCCCATGTCCGCGGTGTGATCAATCTCCGCGGTGATGTGGCCACGGTGATCGATTTGCGGCGTGTGCTGGGGTTCTCACCTGCGGAGGTAACTCCGCAAAGTCGCAACTTGATAGTTCGCTCCAGCGACGAATCGATCGGCCTGTGGGTTGATCGTATCGCCGATATTATCTCGGTCAGCAGCGACGAAATCGGCCCGGCCCCAGCCAATATCTCGGGAGTCGAAGGACGCTTTTTCAAGGGCATCTATCGAACCGAAACCGAAATCGTGGTCTTGCTAGATACCGGCGAAGTCCTGTCGATCGACTAG
- a CDS encoding chemotaxis protein CheW — MSFDDPALLAEFVTESREHLADVEGQLLEIESGGADIDVDLVNKVFRAIHSIKGAAGFMGLTRINELSHALENVLGKMRTKELAPSSTIIDVMLKAADALSGLINDVENSNEVDVAHHIVLLNEINDGPSEAVTIEADTTPETISKPEDHIPIHEATPIVEEKAPVEAPTPSRTPHVESSIRVPVGVLDRLMNLAGELVLGRNQLLQTVSNVESSGMQAVAARMDQVTSELQEAIMQTRMQPIGNVFNKFPRVVRDLSAKLGKHCQVVMEGGEVEVDKTIIEAIGDPLTHMVRNSVDHGVEMPELRMKNGKEATGTITLRAYHQAGKVRIDICDDGGGIDTNRLKNKAVSKGIITAERAAQMSERDAVWLIFHPGFSTAEKISDVSGRGVGMDVVRTNIEKIGGAVDIETKLGTGTTVQITLPLTLAIIPSMLIRSNMRRFAIPQVNIVELVRVRASETNQRISKVKGAHVLRLRGALLPLVELDEVMNFHQAGTGLGFGDKARQIVVVESGQFRYGLVVDEIDDSEEIVVKPLGRHLKSCTCLAGATILGDGHVAPILDVSGIAAKSDLRTHEQETTKAESGEDSYQKGERQSLLMFSNSPRDLFAIPMSLIARIERIRTEQIDTIGGQALLQYRGTSLPLLDVGEFIKAQPRPETQHVHVVVFQIQGREIGLIAADLNDILDIYVEIDGNTFREPGVAGSMVVEEKTVRVLDLYELALASHPKWFEDKPKAHVHVEEEPYHILLVEDSSFFRKQAKEYLVSEGFHVVDVEDGQAGWDLLTSGEEHIDLVITDIEMPRMNGFELTRKIKTDPHLQVLPVIALTSLASDEDQQTGREAGVDDYQIKMNRERVMAATWRLLTQNARPRTKQTVVAEGCLS; from the coding sequence ATGTCGTTTGACGACCCAGCACTATTAGCCGAGTTTGTGACGGAATCACGCGAGCATCTTGCCGACGTTGAAGGGCAATTGCTTGAAATCGAGTCCGGCGGAGCGGATATCGATGTCGATTTAGTCAACAAGGTTTTCCGTGCAATCCACTCCATCAAAGGGGCTGCCGGTTTCATGGGGTTGACTCGAATTAACGAGTTGTCTCATGCCTTGGAAAACGTCCTCGGCAAAATGCGAACCAAAGAGCTCGCGCCCAGCTCGACCATCATCGATGTGATGCTCAAGGCCGCCGATGCCCTTTCGGGGCTCATTAACGATGTCGAAAACTCGAATGAGGTCGACGTCGCCCATCATATCGTGCTGCTCAACGAGATCAACGACGGACCAAGCGAAGCTGTCACCATCGAAGCTGATACGACTCCGGAAACGATTAGCAAACCGGAAGACCATATTCCGATTCACGAAGCCACGCCGATCGTGGAAGAGAAGGCACCAGTCGAAGCACCCACGCCAAGCCGAACTCCGCATGTCGAATCAAGCATTCGTGTGCCGGTGGGTGTCTTAGATCGCTTGATGAACCTGGCCGGTGAATTGGTTCTTGGACGTAACCAGTTGTTGCAAACGGTTAGCAATGTCGAGAGCAGTGGCATGCAGGCGGTCGCCGCACGCATGGATCAAGTGACCAGCGAGTTGCAAGAAGCGATCATGCAGACCCGCATGCAGCCGATCGGCAACGTGTTTAACAAGTTTCCACGCGTTGTCCGCGACCTTTCCGCGAAGCTGGGCAAACATTGTCAAGTGGTTATGGAAGGTGGCGAGGTCGAAGTCGACAAGACAATCATTGAGGCCATCGGCGATCCGCTTACCCACATGGTTCGCAACTCGGTCGATCATGGCGTCGAGATGCCAGAGTTGCGAATGAAGAATGGTAAGGAAGCAACCGGCACAATTACGCTGCGTGCTTACCATCAAGCCGGTAAGGTTCGCATCGATATCTGTGACGATGGTGGTGGGATCGATACCAACCGACTCAAGAACAAGGCGGTCAGCAAAGGCATTATCACGGCCGAACGTGCGGCTCAAATGTCGGAACGAGATGCCGTCTGGCTGATATTCCATCCTGGTTTCTCGACTGCCGAGAAGATCAGTGACGTCAGCGGACGTGGTGTCGGCATGGACGTGGTGCGAACCAATATCGAAAAGATTGGTGGTGCCGTCGATATTGAGACAAAGCTCGGCACGGGAACGACCGTTCAAATAACGCTACCGCTGACACTGGCCATCATTCCTTCGATGCTGATTCGCAGCAATATGCGACGTTTCGCGATTCCGCAGGTCAATATCGTGGAACTTGTTCGCGTTCGTGCCAGCGAGACCAACCAACGCATCAGCAAAGTGAAGGGGGCTCACGTTCTTCGACTACGAGGTGCCCTGCTACCACTGGTGGAACTGGACGAAGTCATGAACTTCCATCAAGCAGGGACTGGCCTTGGTTTCGGAGACAAGGCGCGCCAAATCGTTGTCGTCGAAAGTGGACAGTTCCGCTACGGACTTGTTGTCGACGAGATCGACGACTCGGAAGAAATCGTTGTGAAGCCGCTCGGACGCCACCTCAAGTCGTGCACTTGTTTGGCTGGAGCGACAATTCTGGGCGATGGCCACGTGGCACCGATTCTCGATGTGTCGGGAATTGCCGCCAAGAGCGATCTGCGAACCCACGAACAAGAGACGACGAAAGCCGAGTCTGGCGAAGATTCGTATCAAAAGGGAGAACGTCAATCGTTGTTGATGTTCAGCAATTCGCCGCGTGATCTGTTCGCGATTCCGATGAGTCTGATCGCTCGTATCGAACGCATTCGCACCGAGCAAATCGATACGATTGGTGGTCAAGCACTGCTTCAGTACCGCGGAACTTCCTTACCTTTGCTGGATGTTGGCGAATTTATCAAAGCTCAGCCGCGTCCGGAAACACAGCACGTCCATGTTGTGGTCTTCCAGATTCAAGGCCGTGAGATTGGCCTGATTGCTGCCGACTTGAACGATATCCTCGATATCTACGTCGAAATCGATGGCAACACGTTCCGCGAACCAGGCGTTGCCGGATCGATGGTGGTGGAAGAAAAGACCGTCCGCGTGCTCGATCTCTACGAACTGGCCCTGGCCTCTCATCCAAAGTGGTTCGAAGACAAGCCAAAAGCCCACGTGCACGTCGAAGAGGAACCGTACCACATCCTGTTGGTCGAGGACTCGTCCTTCTTCCGTAAGCAAGCCAAAGAGTATCTCGTCTCCGAAGGATTCCACGTTGTGGACGTCGAAGACGGACAAGCTGGTTGGGACTTGCTTACCTCTGGCGAAGAGCACATTGACCTGGTGATCACCGACATCGAAATGCCGCGAATGAACGGCTTCGAGTTGACTCGCAAGATCAAGACCGACCCGCATTTGCAGGTGCTGCCGGTGATTGCATTGACGTCGCTTGCTAGTGACGAAGATCAGCAAACCGGCCGAGAAGCTGGTGTGGATGACTATCAAATCAAAATGAATCGCGAACGTGTCATGGCCGCCACTTGGCGTCTGCTGACACAGAACGCTCGTCCCCGTACAAAACAAACCGTTGTCGCCGAAGGATGTCTATCATGA
- a CDS encoding potassium channel family protein yields MSSKHQPFVRSNRLRFSLLLLSLIAAVVVGPLFENAAFGQYLQLAFLTLVFASSVYTNWNRHVMVWVILTVAIIGLSLHWASLFYPGGGVSIAKFIGGFVFLGMTAFLLLKSIFVEFQAKPDALLGAVCVYLLLGFMWALGYSALIYIEETPFYFPDIDLAADDHPHLSTFLYFSFVTMSTLGYGDILPTSDLSRTLAWLQSVTGQFYLAVLVAYLVNMLPNSPGGSPAEPKP; encoded by the coding sequence GTGTCCAGTAAGCATCAACCATTTGTTCGGAGCAATCGCCTTCGCTTCTCGCTGTTGCTCTTATCACTGATCGCCGCCGTGGTCGTTGGCCCGCTGTTCGAGAATGCGGCGTTCGGTCAGTACCTTCAATTGGCCTTCTTGACACTCGTGTTCGCTTCGTCCGTTTATACAAACTGGAATCGCCACGTCATGGTGTGGGTGATTTTGACGGTGGCTATAATCGGCTTGTCATTACACTGGGCATCCCTGTTCTATCCCGGCGGCGGTGTATCGATCGCGAAGTTCATTGGCGGCTTCGTTTTTCTAGGAATGACAGCGTTTCTGCTGTTGAAGTCAATTTTCGTCGAGTTTCAAGCCAAGCCAGACGCATTGCTGGGCGCGGTTTGCGTTTACTTACTGCTCGGTTTTATGTGGGCTTTGGGTTATTCGGCGTTGATTTACATCGAAGAAACACCGTTTTATTTTCCCGATATCGATCTAGCAGCAGACGATCATCCCCATCTGTCGACGTTCCTGTACTTCAGTTTCGTCACGATGTCGACACTGGGCTATGGCGACATCCTTCCGACAAGCGATCTTTCGCGGACCTTGGCCTGGCTGCAATCGGTTACCGGACAGTTCTATTTGGCCGTGCTGGTTGCCTACTTGGTAAATATGTTGCCCAACTCACCGGGCGGCTCGCCCGCGGAACCAAAGCCATAA
- a CDS encoding efflux RND transporter permease subunit — MSRFFIHRPIFATVISIVIVLAGAVAQTTLPVAKFPQITPPTVQVTAFYPGANPQVIAETVASPIEQEVNGVENMLYMSSTCSDDGSYTLNVTFATGTDMDMATVLVQNRVAIAEPKLPEDVRRQGVTTKKQSTQIVQFITLTSENPLHDGLFLSNYATINMRDDLGRIDGVGSINIFGAANYSMRVWIDPTRLKTRNLTTSDVIAAIQEQNVQVPAGRVGEPPTSDDTAFQMVINTQGRLASTSQFEDLIIKTNEGSGITRLRDVATVELGAQTYNYRAYSNGAPCSAIAIYQLPEANALDLAVAVKAKMEEMKQKFPEGMSYDIPFDTTRFVEASIEEVYTTLFMAVLLVVLVIFIFLQDWRATLVPTAAIPVALIGTFAVMAGLGFSINMLTLFGIVLAIGIVVDDAIVVVENTARHLDAGLSSKEAAVKAMDEITGPVIATTLVLLAVFVPTAFMGGIVGQMYQQFALTISAAVMLSTINALSLSPALCGLLLRPSAETAKRGEFVPRTVIALLFGAIACWFAYQYLTGFGMTSWAVAVIAPIVVAIGGWFCGSLVNGILKRFFSGFNSVFDYVTKGYTGIVGALVRRLVVAMVIFFALLILTGMGLRSVPSGFLPIEDQGYAFANIQLPDTASQGRTDALMRKVDKIMSETEGVADWVSVTGYSILSGTPASNSGMVAIVFEPWEDRQTQALSQMGILKRLQVSLSQLKEAQVVVFPPPPIDGLGNASGFQMQIQDVGGAGLTSLQSLADEMVRDGNSQSGLTRLNTTFRSNVPQLFADIDRTKVKSLDVPLNSVFSTMQAFMGSAYVNDFNRFGRTWQVRIQAAPQYRIEADDLLRLEVRNAEGNMIPLGSFTTVEKTVGPQIIQRYNLFPSAQVNGEPAPGHSSGQALQLMEEMAAEKFPRSVSFQWTGMSYQEKLLSESTSLTENPTFILILSIALVFLVLAAQYESWTSPMAVIAVVPLSALGVVLALLSRGADNNVYTQIGLVLLVALASKNAILIVEFAAEQRRDGKGLLESAINAATLRFRAILMTAFSSILGFLPLLVASGAGAASRQAVGNAVVGGMMAATLFSLLFVPSFFVIFRGLGEMFDSKPKNQTTAENTT, encoded by the coding sequence ATGTCCCGTTTCTTCATTCATCGGCCAATCTTTGCGACCGTTATCTCAATCGTAATCGTCCTCGCTGGGGCGGTTGCTCAGACAACACTTCCGGTCGCCAAGTTTCCGCAAATCACTCCCCCAACGGTTCAGGTCACCGCGTTTTACCCTGGTGCCAATCCACAGGTCATCGCGGAAACGGTCGCTTCGCCGATCGAGCAGGAAGTGAACGGCGTTGAAAACATGTTGTACATGTCGTCGACCTGTTCCGACGACGGTTCGTACACGCTGAACGTGACGTTCGCGACCGGTACTGATATGGATATGGCGACGGTGCTCGTCCAAAACCGTGTCGCGATTGCCGAGCCGAAGCTACCGGAAGATGTGCGTCGCCAAGGGGTGACGACGAAGAAGCAATCGACGCAGATCGTTCAGTTCATCACGCTCACGTCCGAGAACCCGCTGCATGATGGGCTGTTCCTCAGCAATTACGCCACCATCAACATGCGCGATGACCTGGGGCGAATCGACGGCGTTGGTTCGATCAACATCTTCGGTGCGGCCAACTACAGCATGCGAGTCTGGATCGACCCGACTCGGCTCAAAACCAGAAACCTCACGACCAGCGACGTGATTGCCGCTATCCAGGAACAAAACGTACAGGTCCCAGCGGGACGCGTGGGTGAACCGCCAACCTCAGACGACACCGCGTTTCAAATGGTGATCAACACACAGGGACGCTTGGCATCGACCAGCCAGTTTGAAGACCTGATCATCAAGACGAACGAAGGATCGGGGATCACTCGACTCCGCGATGTCGCGACGGTTGAACTTGGAGCACAGACCTACAACTATCGTGCTTATTCCAATGGAGCTCCCTGCTCGGCGATTGCCATTTATCAACTGCCAGAGGCGAACGCCCTCGACCTGGCCGTGGCAGTGAAAGCCAAGATGGAGGAGATGAAGCAGAAGTTCCCCGAAGGAATGAGCTATGATATTCCTTTCGATACCACTCGCTTTGTGGAAGCTTCCATCGAAGAGGTTTACACCACATTATTCATGGCCGTGCTGTTGGTGGTGCTGGTCATCTTTATCTTTCTCCAAGACTGGCGAGCAACGCTGGTTCCCACGGCCGCCATCCCGGTCGCGTTGATCGGAACGTTTGCCGTGATGGCCGGGCTCGGCTTCTCGATCAACATGCTGACACTGTTTGGAATTGTCCTGGCGATCGGCATCGTCGTGGACGACGCCATTGTGGTGGTGGAGAACACGGCCCGCCATTTGGATGCAGGTCTTTCGTCGAAAGAGGCCGCGGTGAAAGCGATGGACGAAATCACCGGTCCGGTGATCGCCACCACGCTGGTCTTGCTCGCCGTGTTCGTGCCGACGGCATTCATGGGTGGTATTGTCGGCCAGATGTATCAGCAATTCGCCTTGACGATCTCCGCGGCGGTGATGCTAAGTACGATCAACGCGCTTTCGCTTAGTCCAGCACTTTGTGGACTTTTACTTCGCCCCTCGGCAGAAACCGCCAAGCGAGGCGAATTTGTTCCGCGTACGGTAATCGCCTTACTCTTTGGTGCAATCGCTTGCTGGTTTGCGTATCAATACCTCACCGGCTTCGGGATGACCTCGTGGGCGGTGGCCGTCATTGCGCCGATTGTTGTTGCAATCGGTGGGTGGTTCTGTGGCTCGCTGGTCAATGGAATCTTGAAGCGATTCTTCTCCGGTTTCAATTCCGTGTTCGATTACGTAACCAAAGGCTACACCGGAATCGTCGGTGCCCTCGTCCGTCGACTCGTCGTTGCGATGGTGATCTTCTTCGCGTTATTAATCCTGACCGGAATGGGGTTACGTTCGGTCCCGAGTGGCTTCCTTCCGATCGAAGACCAAGGGTACGCGTTCGCAAATATTCAGCTTCCCGATACCGCTTCGCAGGGACGAACCGATGCGTTAATGCGGAAGGTCGACAAGATCATGTCGGAGACCGAGGGAGTGGCCGATTGGGTTTCGGTGACGGGCTATTCGATTCTTAGTGGAACTCCCGCGTCAAACAGCGGAATGGTCGCGATCGTGTTCGAACCGTGGGAAGACCGCCAAACGCAAGCCCTCAGTCAAATGGGGATCCTGAAGCGACTTCAAGTCAGCTTATCGCAATTGAAAGAAGCCCAGGTTGTGGTCTTTCCTCCGCCACCGATCGATGGTCTCGGCAACGCAAGTGGCTTCCAAATGCAGATTCAAGATGTCGGCGGGGCAGGGCTCACCTCACTGCAATCACTGGCCGATGAAATGGTCCGCGATGGTAACTCGCAATCAGGCCTCACGCGTCTAAATACGACGTTCCGCTCGAACGTTCCGCAGCTGTTTGCCGATATCGATCGCACCAAAGTAAAGAGCCTGGACGTGCCGCTCAATTCGGTCTTCAGCACCATGCAGGCGTTCATGGGCTCGGCCTATGTGAACGACTTCAATCGCTTTGGGCGAACGTGGCAGGTTCGAATTCAAGCCGCGCCCCAATACCGTATTGAAGCGGACGATCTGTTGCGGCTTGAAGTCCGAAATGCCGAGGGGAACATGATCCCATTGGGCAGCTTCACGACCGTGGAGAAGACCGTCGGTCCGCAGATTATCCAGCGTTACAATCTGTTTCCTAGTGCACAAGTCAACGGCGAACCTGCCCCCGGACATAGTTCCGGCCAGGCACTTCAGTTGATGGAAGAGATGGCTGCCGAGAAATTTCCCCGTAGCGTTTCCTTCCAGTGGACCGGGATGTCGTATCAGGAAAAGCTGCTCAGCGAATCGACCTCGCTCACAGAAAACCCAACTTTCATTTTGATTCTTTCCATCGCATTGGTTTTCTTGGTGCTGGCTGCTCAGTATGAAAGCTGGACCAGTCCGATGGCGGTGATCGCGGTGGTTCCGTTGTCGGCATTGGGCGTGGTATTGGCGTTGTTATCACGCGGGGCGGACAACAATGTGTACACGCAAATTGGTTTGGTCTTGCTCGTTGCCTTAGCCAGTAAGAATGCCATCTTAATTGTCGAATTCGCCGCCGAACAACGTCGCGATGGCAAAGGTTTATTGGAATCGGCCATCAATGCGGCAACACTCCGCTTCCGCGCGATTCTGATGACGGCGTTCTCCTCGATCCTTGGCTTCCTACCGCTGCTGGTGGCTTCGGGGGCCGGTGCGGCGAGTCGTCAGGCGGTGGGCAATGCGGTGGTTGGCGGGATGATGGCCGCGACACTTTTCTCGCTGCTCTTCGTGCCGTCGTTCTTCGTTATCTTCCGTGGACTGGGAGAGATGTTCGATAGCAAACCGAAGAACCAGACGACGGCCGAAAACACGACTTGA
- a CDS encoding methyl-accepting chemotaxis protein — protein sequence MSFLSNIKMTGKVVIACLLFGLVPLVITGALLWSTTGEAVTRIEDSFSTTAQTIADKIDRNLFERYGDVQAFGLNHVVLEREHWYEPTDKNEIVRAMDKYVDTYDIYFLTMLVDLDGKVVAVNSRDSEGNPIGTAGIYEKNFTSSPWFRDALAGNFYESEDGSVSGTVVEHFHVDENVKNVYGNDGYALGFSAPVRDADGNVIAIWKNVAKFSLVEEIFESTYQDLKARDLASAEITLLDESGNVLIDLDPTTSGTEEVVRDPSVIGKLNLVDTNVEAAVRATAGETGGISNSLHVRKNIRQVAGFTPLRGALGFPGMKWSVLVRVASSEALASTYRPLYAWGALMGIALVVIPTAAFFFARSFIKPIHNTIAMLKDVAEGDGDLTKRLDQSRKDEIGELAKWFNTFIGRLQGMMGEIIGDANQLTTGSVTLVATSQQMSSGADSSKTRSASVSSAAEELAINMKGMAASSTQISTSINSVVSAVDEMSSTIAEIAKHAEESAGAASRATKITEVSNEKIAHLGNAANEIGRVIEVIQDIAEQTNLLALNATIEAARAGEAGKGFAVVATEVKELAKQTATATEDIRKRIEHIQGSTTDAVASISEISGVIDSVNQLSQTIASAVEEQNITTKSIAHDISETATAAEVVTRGIDESAIASGEITENICEIDRLLSESVKDAEQSQRSGEEFARLSEGLQKIVSRFKISEGKSIRDEQLTTSA from the coding sequence ATGAGCTTTCTATCCAACATCAAGATGACCGGAAAAGTTGTCATCGCCTGCCTCCTATTTGGACTTGTACCTCTGGTGATTACTGGAGCACTACTCTGGAGCACCACCGGCGAGGCCGTTACTCGTATTGAGGATTCGTTCAGCACCACCGCTCAAACCATTGCAGACAAGATTGATCGAAACCTGTTTGAACGATACGGAGATGTTCAAGCGTTCGGACTGAATCATGTCGTTTTGGAACGCGAGCATTGGTACGAGCCAACCGACAAGAACGAAATCGTCCGAGCGATGGATAAGTATGTCGATACCTACGACATCTACTTCTTAACGATGCTCGTCGATCTCGACGGTAAGGTCGTTGCTGTGAACAGCCGCGACAGCGAAGGGAATCCTATCGGCACGGCCGGTATCTACGAAAAGAACTTTACGAGTTCTCCGTGGTTTCGCGATGCCTTGGCAGGCAACTTCTACGAATCGGAAGATGGCTCCGTTTCTGGCACGGTTGTCGAGCACTTTCATGTCGACGAAAACGTGAAAAACGTCTATGGAAACGACGGGTATGCTCTTGGGTTCTCGGCACCGGTTCGTGATGCCGACGGCAACGTTATTGCCATCTGGAAGAATGTGGCGAAGTTTAGTTTAGTGGAAGAAATATTCGAGTCTACCTATCAAGACCTAAAGGCACGCGATCTCGCTTCGGCGGAAATTACGTTGCTCGACGAGTCTGGCAACGTGCTGATCGATCTCGATCCCACGACCAGCGGTACCGAGGAAGTGGTGCGAGATCCGAGCGTCATTGGCAAGCTGAACTTGGTTGATACCAATGTCGAAGCTGCCGTGCGAGCTACGGCTGGGGAAACTGGAGGGATCTCGAATAGTCTGCACGTTCGCAAGAATATCCGGCAAGTCGCTGGCTTTACGCCGCTACGTGGAGCTCTGGGCTTCCCCGGCATGAAGTGGTCCGTGTTAGTGCGAGTTGCTTCAAGCGAAGCCTTGGCTTCCACCTATCGCCCTCTTTACGCTTGGGGCGCGCTGATGGGAATCGCCTTGGTGGTAATTCCAACGGCGGCCTTTTTCTTTGCACGTAGCTTCATCAAGCCAATCCATAACACGATTGCGATGTTGAAGGACGTTGCCGAAGGGGATGGCGATTTGACCAAGCGTCTCGATCAGTCTCGCAAAGACGAGATTGGCGAACTGGCAAAGTGGTTCAATACGTTCATCGGTCGTCTGCAGGGGATGATGGGTGAAATCATCGGGGACGCCAATCAGCTGACGACGGGATCTGTCACTTTGGTGGCGACCTCCCAGCAAATGTCTAGCGGAGCCGATTCGTCCAAGACCCGCTCGGCGAGTGTTTCCTCAGCCGCGGAAGAGCTTGCGATCAATATGAAGGGGATGGCCGCTTCCTCGACCCAGATTTCGACCAGCATCAACTCGGTGGTTTCGGCCGTGGACGAAATGTCTTCGACCATTGCTGAGATTGCCAAGCACGCCGAAGAGAGTGCTGGAGCCGCCAGTCGGGCAACGAAAATCACGGAAGTGAGCAATGAAAAAATCGCTCACCTCGGAAACGCGGCGAACGAAATTGGACGCGTCATTGAAGTGATTCAAGATATCGCCGAGCAAACGAACTTGCTTGCCCTGAATGCCACGATCGAAGCGGCCCGGGCTGGTGAGGCTGGTAAAGGGTTTGCCGTGGTGGCCACCGAAGTCAAAGAGTTGGCGAAACAAACGGCTACGGCTACCGAAGATATTCGCAAACGGATCGAGCACATCCAAGGCTCGACAACCGATGCCGTGGCGTCGATTTCGGAGATCAGCGGTGTGATCGACTCGGTGAATCAACTATCGCAAACGATCGCTTCGGCCGTCGAAGAACAGAACATCACGACGAAGAGTATTGCCCATGACATCTCTGAGACGGCTACGGCTGCTGAGGTGGTCACGCGAGGCATCGACGAATCAGCCATTGCCAGTGGTGAGATCACCGAGAATATCTGTGAAATCGATCGACTCCTTAGCGAGTCCGTGAAAGACGCTGAGCAGTCGCAACGTTCAGGCGAAGAGTTTGCTCGCTTGTCGGAGGGACTGCAGAAGATCGTTTCGCGTTTCAAGATAAGCGAGGGGAAATCGATTCGAGATGAGCAACTTACGACCAGTGCGTAG
- a CDS encoding efflux RND transporter periplasmic adaptor subunit, giving the protein MPYTVDLRSSDRPLFCLVMCFALLASWTAAGCAPSNEFKAPPPPEVDVALPLVRDVSIYAEETGTTEAVQQVEIMARVQGILEEVRFEPNDDVKAGDILFIIEKAKYQAEYDLAEADLKLREVAENKAKIEYDRQKTLFEKKATPETNLVAAKAEYDGSQAEIEAAKARRDEAKLNLEYTEVRSPISGTVGKTMVKQGNLVTSSPASHLTTVVSYDEIYANFSVSERAFLKFIDLQSSEEREKSKDEVVPLYLARATDEGFPFYGTFNYADLAVDQSTGTYAVRGKFANPDRKILPGLFVRIRVKTGDLKDALLIPERATGFDQAGTYVLIVNDENKVERRDIEPGNKFGSMIVVLNGLKAEDRVIIDGVQMSRPNAIVNPGKPIELTIDDSLLNPQVPEPPKSDSKDSQPEQPTPTQPESTS; this is encoded by the coding sequence ATGCCCTACACCGTTGATTTGCGATCCTCGGATCGTCCGTTGTTTTGTTTGGTGATGTGCTTCGCTTTGCTTGCTAGTTGGACGGCCGCCGGATGTGCGCCGTCCAACGAATTCAAAGCCCCTCCTCCGCCGGAGGTCGACGTTGCGTTACCACTGGTACGCGATGTTTCGATTTACGCGGAAGAGACCGGCACGACCGAAGCCGTTCAGCAAGTCGAAATCATGGCCCGGGTGCAAGGGATCTTGGAAGAGGTCCGCTTCGAGCCCAACGACGATGTGAAAGCAGGCGACATTCTCTTCATCATCGAGAAGGCCAAGTACCAAGCCGAATACGACCTCGCCGAAGCCGACTTGAAGCTCCGCGAGGTTGCCGAAAACAAAGCGAAGATCGAATACGATCGCCAGAAAACACTCTTCGAGAAGAAAGCCACGCCGGAAACGAACCTGGTGGCGGCGAAAGCGGAATACGACGGTTCACAAGCCGAGATCGAAGCCGCCAAAGCCCGACGCGATGAAGCGAAGCTGAACCTGGAATACACCGAGGTTCGTTCTCCTATCTCCGGTACCGTCGGCAAGACGATGGTCAAACAAGGCAATCTTGTCACGTCGAGCCCAGCATCGCATTTGACGACGGTTGTTTCGTACGACGAAATCTACGCCAACTTCTCAGTCAGTGAACGCGCGTTTCTGAAATTCATTGACCTTCAATCCTCTGAGGAACGCGAAAAGTCGAAAGACGAAGTCGTTCCCTTGTACCTCGCCCGGGCAACCGACGAAGGGTTCCCATTCTACGGAACGTTCAACTACGCGGATCTCGCAGTGGATCAAAGTACCGGGACGTATGCCGTGCGAGGTAAGTTCGCCAACCCAGATCGCAAGATCTTACCGGGCTTGTTTGTTCGCATTCGGGTGAAGACAGGCGACCTCAAAGACGCTCTCCTGATTCCGGAAAGAGCAACCGGATTCGATCAGGCGGGCACCTATGTGCTGATCGTAAACGACGAGAACAAGGTCGAGCGACGCGACATCGAACCTGGCAATAAGTTTGGATCGATGATCGTGGTACTCAATGGTTTGAAGGCGGAAGATCGCGTGATTATCGACGGGGTTCAGATGTCCCGACCCAATGCGATTGTGAATCCTGGCAAGCCGATCGAGCTGACCATCGACGATTCACTCCTGAATCCACAAGTCCCCGAACCACCCAAGTCAGACTCGAAGGACTCGCAGCCGGAACAACCCACTCCGACGCAGCCAGAATCGACTTCGTAA